One region of Amphiprion ocellaris isolate individual 3 ecotype Okinawa chromosome 9, ASM2253959v1, whole genome shotgun sequence genomic DNA includes:
- the tfpt gene encoding TCF3 fusion partner, whose protein sequence is MMEDFSGLALPPLFGGHILEAELEPGGVELGPGEVELGPGGSELLENTTQEDQDRRALDKRKYLALNRRCKEIEQVNQKILGRLHQVQRITRRLKKERRFLMKTLDAHGDDYRNAQLTILLEDESGAHVDPAAGAEDERINGVSGSTSSAAGPKKKRHRVPRQEKDKDQQAESDMLAETQFGELPSPTSLSH, encoded by the exons ATGATGGAGGATTTCTCTGGCCTGGCTCTGCCTCCTCTGTTCGGAGGTCACATCCTGGAGGCAGAACTGGAGCCTGGTGGAGTGGAGCTGGGACCAGGAGAG GTGGAGCTGGGTCCAGGAGGCAGCGAGCTGCTGGAGAACACGACGCAAGAAGACCAAGACAGACGAGCTCTGGACAAAAGGAAATACCTGGCTCTGAACAGGAGGTGTAAAGAAATAGAACAG GTGAATCAGAAGATCCTGGGGCGTCTTCACCAGGTCCAGAGAATCACACGACGTCTGAAGAAAGAACGACG GTTCCTCATGAAGACTTTAGACGCTCATGGAGACGATTACAGGAACGCTCAGCTCACCATCCTGCTGGAG GATGAGTCTGGAGCTCatgtggatcctgctgctggagCCGAGGACGAACGGATCAACGGAGTGTCTGGATCCACTTCATCTGCAGCCGGACCGAAGAAGAAGAGGCACCGGGTTCCTCGACAAGAGAAGGACAAAGACCAGCAG GCTGAATCCGACATGTTGGCAGAAACACAGTTTGGAGAGCTGCCCAGTCCCACCTCCCTGTCCCACTGA